A genomic region of uncultured Paludibaculum sp. contains the following coding sequences:
- a CDS encoding GH116 family glycosyl-hydrolase → MSRKQNGSDSGRRGFLKTVALGAAAVPAVGQPAAGQAPAPSPAAPAAPPAAAAASAFEYPRSFRGRQLATIAFPLGGVGAGSVSLGGRGQLRDWEIFNRPEKGRLLNYTFPSIWAQAGSGKPVARVLEARLLSPYQVGRGLDPAQVSGLTRLEDAKFTGEFPMAGIEFRDRTLPVKVKLEAFTPFIPLEPDDSGLPVAVLRYKVTNPGKVAAKVSIAYSLDNPVGLNPRVRPERGRAPEQARTNEFRTGDGLHGLMMTDAKAAAGAPMTGSLALCILNAGDGKVTHLRGWQKAKWWASPLLFWDDFSDDGQLGPEPESRNTVGSLCLQRTIAPGAEADFTFLLAWHFPNRTPAWCGWVAPQGDENVVMGNYYAQRFADAWKVAEYTAAHLEPLEKRTRAFTAAIRASTLPAAVKDAATANLSTMVTNTCFRTADGKFRGFEGIDDERGCCFGNCTHVWNYEVATQHLFPSLARSMRESAFELGAAMEGVIPIRLMIPEKKQHSGTTAADGTMGQIIKAYLDWRLSGDNAWLQTMWPNIKRAMEFAWVDGGWDGDRDGVAEGVQHNTYDVEFYGPNPMCGAYYLGGLRACEEMARAAGDTAFAQQCAGLFKSGSRWIDANLFNGQHYIQKIQGIPTAKIAKPLRSTGGAEDPEHPDFQLGEGCLTDQLIGQYLADLAGLGPLLDPAHIRKTLESIYRYNHRSTLTNHDSVERIYALNDEAAVLICDYAAGKRPRIPFPYASEAWTGIEYLFGTQLIAAGMVREGTQCFEDVRRRYDGEKRNPWDEIECGHHYARAMSAWSGVLALTGFQYHGGEGSLAVAPRIRPENFTSFWSTGGGWGVFSHSLKGGRTQLMVSVTEGKLSCRTVEVSGGAAAGGASAASIGSRKLAHEVKREGKRVRFVFAEPLELANGETLTLSA, encoded by the coding sequence ATGAGTCGAAAACAGAATGGATCCGATTCCGGCCGTAGGGGCTTTCTGAAGACAGTGGCCCTGGGGGCGGCAGCGGTACCGGCGGTGGGACAGCCGGCGGCCGGGCAGGCTCCGGCGCCCTCGCCTGCTGCCCCGGCGGCTCCTCCAGCGGCTGCCGCGGCGAGCGCGTTCGAATACCCGCGCTCGTTCCGCGGCAGGCAACTGGCCACCATCGCCTTTCCCCTCGGCGGTGTGGGCGCCGGCAGCGTGAGCCTGGGCGGCCGGGGTCAACTGCGCGATTGGGAGATCTTCAACCGGCCCGAGAAGGGACGTCTGCTCAACTACACGTTCCCCAGCATCTGGGCCCAGGCTGGGTCGGGTAAGCCGGTGGCGCGCGTACTGGAAGCCCGGCTGCTCTCGCCCTACCAGGTGGGCCGCGGGCTGGATCCGGCGCAGGTCTCGGGCCTGACGCGACTCGAGGACGCCAAGTTCACGGGCGAGTTTCCCATGGCGGGCATCGAGTTTCGGGACAGGACGCTGCCCGTGAAGGTGAAGCTGGAAGCGTTCACGCCCTTCATCCCGCTGGAGCCCGATGATTCGGGACTGCCCGTGGCCGTCCTGCGCTACAAGGTGACGAACCCGGGCAAGGTCGCGGCAAAGGTCTCCATCGCGTACTCCCTCGATAATCCTGTCGGTTTGAATCCACGAGTGCGCCCTGAGCGGGGGCGGGCTCCGGAGCAGGCGCGTACGAATGAGTTCCGCACAGGTGACGGCCTGCACGGCCTCATGATGACCGATGCCAAAGCCGCGGCCGGTGCTCCCATGACGGGTTCCCTGGCTCTCTGCATCCTGAATGCGGGTGACGGCAAGGTCACGCATCTGCGCGGCTGGCAGAAAGCGAAGTGGTGGGCCAGCCCGCTGCTGTTCTGGGACGACTTCTCGGACGACGGGCAACTGGGGCCGGAACCGGAGTCGCGCAATACGGTCGGTTCGCTCTGCCTGCAGCGGACTATCGCCCCCGGCGCAGAGGCCGATTTCACCTTCCTGCTGGCCTGGCATTTTCCCAACCGGACTCCGGCCTGGTGCGGCTGGGTGGCTCCGCAGGGCGATGAGAACGTGGTGATGGGCAACTACTACGCGCAGAGGTTCGCCGATGCCTGGAAGGTAGCCGAGTATACGGCCGCCCATCTGGAACCGCTGGAGAAACGGACCCGCGCGTTCACGGCGGCCATCCGCGCGTCCACACTGCCGGCCGCAGTCAAGGATGCCGCCACGGCCAATCTCTCCACCATGGTGACAAACACCTGCTTCCGCACCGCCGACGGGAAGTTTCGCGGCTTCGAGGGCATCGACGATGAACGCGGCTGCTGCTTCGGCAACTGTACCCACGTGTGGAACTACGAGGTAGCGACGCAGCACCTGTTCCCGTCGCTGGCGCGCTCCATGCGGGAGTCCGCCTTTGAGTTGGGCGCCGCGATGGAGGGCGTGATCCCCATCCGGCTGATGATTCCTGAGAAGAAGCAGCATTCGGGCACGACGGCGGCCGACGGCACCATGGGGCAGATCATCAAGGCCTACCTGGACTGGCGGCTCTCGGGCGACAACGCCTGGCTGCAAACCATGTGGCCGAATATCAAGCGGGCCATGGAATTCGCCTGGGTGGATGGCGGCTGGGACGGCGATCGCGATGGCGTGGCCGAAGGGGTCCAGCACAATACCTACGACGTCGAATTCTACGGGCCGAACCCGATGTGCGGAGCGTATTACCTCGGCGGCCTGCGCGCCTGCGAGGAGATGGCTCGCGCTGCCGGCGACACGGCGTTCGCCCAGCAGTGCGCGGGCCTGTTCAAGAGCGGCAGCCGCTGGATCGATGCCAATCTCTTCAACGGCCAGCACTACATTCAGAAGATCCAGGGGATCCCGACGGCGAAGATCGCCAAACCACTGCGTTCCACCGGCGGCGCCGAGGATCCGGAACACCCGGACTTCCAGTTGGGCGAGGGCTGCCTCACAGACCAGTTGATCGGCCAGTATCTGGCGGATCTGGCCGGCCTCGGTCCGCTGCTCGACCCGGCGCACATCCGCAAGACCCTGGAAAGCATCTACCGCTACAACCATCGCTCCACCCTCACCAATCACGATTCGGTGGAGCGGATCTATGCCCTCAACGACGAAGCCGCGGTGCTGATTTGCGACTACGCCGCGGGCAAGCGGCCGCGCATCCCGTTTCCCTATGCCTCAGAGGCATGGACCGGCATCGAGTACCTCTTTGGGACTCAGCTCATCGCGGCCGGGATGGTGCGCGAAGGCACGCAGTGCTTTGAGGATGTCCGCAGGCGTTACGACGGCGAGAAGCGCAATCCTTGGGACGAAATCGAGTGCGGCCACCACTACGCGCGAGCCATGTCGGCCTGGTCAGGGGTGCTGGCGCTCACGGGATTCCAGTATCACGGCGGGGAGGGCAGCCTCGCCGTCGCTCCGCGCATCCGGCCGGAGAACTTCACCTCGTTCTGGTCGACCGGCGGCGGGTGGGGTGTGTTCTCGCACTCCTTGAAGGGCGGGCGGACCCAACTGATGGTCTCCGTGACCGAAGGCAAGCTGTCGTGCCGGACGGTGGAAGTGTCGGGTGGCGCGGCGGCCGGCGGTGCCTCTGCCGCCAGCATCGGTAGCCGCAAACTGGCCCATGAAGTGAAGCGGGAAGGCAAGCGGGTTCGCTTCGTCTTTGCCGAACCGCTGGAACTTGCGAACGGGGAGACCCTGACTCTCTCGGCCTAG
- a CDS encoding TonB-dependent receptor has translation MNNFLYLLRSITLTVMLVIGVSSVTYGQLTSQINGTITDGTGAMMPEVAVTVVNENTGIRWEVKTNQSGAYLVPLLQPGQYRINVQAQGFKPVSRTGVRLDVAQTATINFALEVGALVESIEVKDTTPILDTGSSSIGGLVSPEKIENMPMKGRNSNSLLMLVPGIRSTRATTSNPVLESHYQFFSVNGSRPNQSQFTLDGGNNTNLTFNGPEYSAQVDSVQEFRVQTSNFSAEYANSAGGIINVVTKSGTNEFHGSAFEYFRNDSLAANDFFSNAAGKKRPVLRYNQFGGTVGGPVIKNRSFFFFGYEGLRMKLPSVITTSVPTAAQKAGDFSSTLTSTGQVVAIYDPLTTRIDPNNSAAYVRAPFAGNRIPADRIDAVSANVQTYYPAANQAGDPFTGLNNFFFSGPQQRSTNDFSGRFDHQLNQSTNVMVRVSRFNLSPWTNPATFGESNIASPGYVTKPQHHPNTTGKLTKAFTPTLFGEFLVSWARWYYESFALSNGFDPTKLGFPAYLAANSKTLGFPSIAPGEMSSLGTYYNEHDVSDRYEFKANLSKISGRHTIKFGGLYGLGLYTSRLNNNSDGTYSFDKSFTQGPNPLVSSPAGGFGYASFLLGTLSGGTHNPSVVDGAFKQPYYGLYVQDDFKLTPHFSLNLGLRWDYEAPRTEEKNQVTNFDYTSAATLSNGVVVHGGTLFPGVNGVARGHWNTSKTNFAPRFGFSYSIKDATVIRGGYGIFYANTWGNGRNNNAIPQTGFYCSTSVINSLDGGLTPYSYLSNPFPSGFCAATGSSAGLATNLGQTINMIDRNLKLPYMQTWNLNIQRKLPGDALFEIAYSGSRGIHLMAITEYNQMAPEYMSLGAQLNSQVPNPYYGVISTGTLSTPTMTLAQSLRPYPQYTGVSSRNATYGASTYHALFVKAERRMSKGFSVLASYTFSKLIDDMIPSVNGFPGESFAGGGLQDYYNRRGERALASWNTPQMLVTSFVYELPFGQGKALLNHGGLLGRIVGGWEVNGISTFLSGPPLQVVGGNTTGAFSGTTRPNWNGKNATKDGAVQGRLASYFDTSVFTLNNPYTFGNAPRIMPNLYGPGTANFDLSVFKNTTITEGKRLQFRAEAFNAFNRVQFSNPNTTITSNAFGRISGQQNSPRDIQLALKFLF, from the coding sequence ATGAACAACTTTCTCTATCTCTTACGCTCGATCACCCTCACTGTCATGTTAGTCATTGGGGTGTCGAGTGTCACGTATGGACAGCTGACTTCGCAGATCAACGGGACTATTACGGACGGTACCGGCGCCATGATGCCGGAAGTGGCGGTCACCGTGGTCAACGAGAACACCGGCATCCGGTGGGAGGTCAAAACGAACCAGTCCGGCGCCTATCTCGTGCCGCTGCTGCAGCCGGGCCAGTACAGGATCAACGTGCAGGCGCAGGGCTTCAAGCCGGTGAGCCGCACGGGCGTACGGCTGGACGTTGCCCAGACCGCGACCATCAACTTCGCTCTCGAAGTCGGCGCGCTGGTGGAATCCATTGAGGTCAAAGACACGACCCCGATCCTCGACACCGGCAGCAGCTCCATCGGAGGCCTGGTCTCCCCGGAAAAGATCGAGAACATGCCGATGAAGGGTAGAAACTCCAACTCCCTGCTCATGCTGGTACCGGGCATCCGCTCGACGCGGGCCACTACCAGCAATCCGGTGCTGGAGAGCCACTACCAGTTCTTCTCGGTGAATGGATCGAGGCCCAATCAGAGCCAGTTCACCCTCGACGGCGGGAACAATACCAACCTGACCTTCAATGGTCCGGAGTACAGCGCGCAGGTCGATTCGGTGCAGGAATTCCGTGTGCAGACCAGCAACTTCAGCGCGGAGTATGCGAACTCGGCTGGCGGCATCATCAATGTCGTGACTAAAAGCGGCACGAACGAATTTCACGGCAGCGCCTTTGAATACTTCCGGAACGACTCGCTGGCCGCCAACGACTTCTTCTCGAACGCCGCCGGCAAGAAGCGGCCGGTGCTGCGCTACAACCAGTTCGGCGGTACCGTGGGTGGGCCTGTGATCAAGAACCGCTCGTTCTTCTTCTTCGGCTATGAAGGCCTGCGGATGAAGCTGCCGAGCGTCATCACCACCAGCGTGCCGACCGCGGCGCAGAAGGCGGGTGACTTCTCGAGCACCCTGACCAGTACAGGGCAGGTCGTCGCGATTTACGATCCTCTCACAACGCGGATCGACCCGAACAACTCCGCAGCCTATGTACGGGCGCCCTTTGCCGGAAACCGGATCCCCGCTGACCGGATCGACGCGGTCTCGGCCAACGTTCAAACCTATTACCCGGCGGCGAACCAGGCTGGCGACCCGTTCACCGGCCTCAACAACTTCTTCTTCAGCGGGCCGCAGCAGCGCAGCACCAACGACTTCTCGGGCCGGTTCGACCATCAGTTGAACCAGAGCACCAACGTGATGGTGCGTGTGTCCCGCTTCAACCTGAGCCCCTGGACCAACCCCGCCACCTTCGGCGAAAGCAACATCGCCAGCCCGGGCTATGTCACCAAACCACAGCACCATCCCAACACAACAGGCAAGCTCACCAAGGCCTTCACCCCCACGCTGTTCGGCGAGTTTCTGGTCTCCTGGGCGCGCTGGTATTACGAAAGCTTCGCACTGTCCAACGGGTTCGATCCGACGAAACTGGGCTTCCCGGCCTATCTGGCGGCGAACAGCAAAACCCTGGGATTCCCGTCCATCGCTCCGGGCGAGATGTCGAGCCTCGGCACCTATTACAACGAGCACGACGTTTCCGACCGCTACGAGTTCAAGGCGAATCTCTCAAAGATCAGCGGCCGTCACACCATCAAGTTCGGAGGGTTGTACGGACTCGGTCTCTACACGTCCCGTCTGAACAACAACAGCGACGGCACTTACTCATTCGACAAGTCGTTCACCCAAGGTCCGAATCCACTGGTCAGCTCCCCGGCGGGCGGCTTCGGCTATGCCAGTTTCCTGCTGGGGACGCTCAGCGGCGGCACGCACAATCCGAGCGTCGTCGACGGAGCCTTCAAGCAGCCCTACTACGGCCTTTACGTACAGGACGACTTCAAGCTGACTCCTCACTTCAGCCTGAACCTGGGACTGCGGTGGGACTACGAGGCACCCAGGACGGAAGAGAAGAACCAGGTGACGAACTTCGACTACACCAGCGCGGCCACGCTCTCGAATGGCGTGGTGGTGCACGGCGGCACACTGTTTCCCGGCGTGAACGGAGTGGCCCGCGGGCACTGGAACACGTCGAAGACGAACTTCGCTCCGCGCTTCGGCTTCTCCTACAGCATCAAGGACGCCACCGTCATTCGCGGCGGCTACGGCATCTTTTATGCGAACACGTGGGGCAATGGGCGGAACAACAATGCCATTCCGCAGACGGGCTTTTACTGCAGCACCTCGGTGATCAACAGCCTGGACGGCGGGTTGACCCCGTACTCCTACCTGTCGAATCCGTTCCCATCGGGCTTCTGCGCCGCTACCGGCAGCTCCGCCGGACTGGCGACGAATCTCGGCCAGACCATCAACATGATCGACCGGAACCTCAAACTGCCGTACATGCAGACCTGGAATCTGAATATCCAGCGCAAGTTGCCCGGCGATGCCTTGTTCGAGATTGCATACTCCGGCTCGCGCGGCATCCATCTGATGGCCATCACGGAGTACAACCAGATGGCTCCCGAATATATGAGCCTCGGGGCGCAGTTGAACAGCCAGGTGCCGAATCCCTATTACGGGGTGATCTCGACCGGAACGCTGTCGACGCCCACCATGACGCTGGCGCAATCGCTGCGGCCTTACCCCCAGTACACGGGCGTCTCCAGCCGCAATGCGACCTACGGCGCGTCCACTTATCACGCGCTGTTCGTGAAGGCGGAGCGGAGAATGTCCAAGGGCTTCAGCGTCCTCGCTTCCTACACGTTCTCGAAGCTGATCGACGACATGATTCCCAGCGTCAACGGCTTCCCCGGCGAATCGTTCGCGGGCGGTGGCCTGCAGGACTACTACAACCGGCGCGGAGAACGCGCGCTGGCGTCGTGGAATACTCCGCAGATGCTGGTCACCAGTTTCGTGTATGAACTGCCGTTCGGCCAGGGCAAGGCGCTACTGAATCACGGCGGGCTGCTGGGGCGCATTGTGGGTGGCTGGGAAGTGAACGGCATCTCCACCTTCCTCAGCGGACCTCCGCTGCAGGTGGTCGGCGGCAACACGACCGGAGCTTTCTCGGGCACGACACGGCCCAATTGGAACGGCAAGAATGCGACCAAGGACGGCGCTGTTCAGGGCCGCCTCGCGTCCTACTTCGATACCAGCGTATTCACGCTGAACAACCCGTACACGTTTGGCAATGCTCCTCGTATCATGCCGAATCTCTACGGGCCGGGTACCGCCAACTTCGACCTCTCGGTTTTCAAGAACACGACCATCACGGAAGGCAAGCGGCTGCAGTTCCGGGCCGAGGCGTTCAACGCCTTCAACCGGGTGCAGTTCAGCAATCCCAACACAACCATCACGTCCAACGCGTTTGGGCGCATCAGCGGTCAACAGAACTCGCCCAGGGACATCCAACTGGCGTTGAAGTTTCTGTTCTGA
- a CDS encoding LacI family DNA-binding transcriptional regulator, translated as MATIKEVASKAGVSIATVSNVISGRIPVSPHLKQRVLEAVRALDYHPNHIARSLKVRQTHMLGMIIPDITNPFFPEIIRGAEEAARERSYLLITVNTDERVEREQNALSALRSRRVDGFLIAIAPGDGTIEHIRNAADSGTPIVFLDRVPPGIGVDSVVVDNVRGARECVRHLVRMGHQEIAIITGSLSLEIGRQRLEGYQEALREAGIEYNPALVFEGDFRETSGYRLGKQIAFRQHLPSAIFVCNAMMTVGVLQALDEAGVHCPRDIALATFDELPFGRAFHPLLTCVAQPTFDLGFKGASMLIDRIEGKLTGGPVTIQLPAELSIRESTSASTQNRTRFTA; from the coding sequence ATGGCAACGATCAAAGAAGTAGCCAGCAAGGCTGGCGTCTCTATTGCAACCGTCTCGAATGTGATCTCGGGCCGCATCCCGGTGAGCCCGCACTTGAAGCAGCGGGTTCTCGAAGCCGTCCGAGCACTGGACTATCATCCCAACCACATTGCCCGCAGCCTGAAGGTCCGCCAGACTCACATGCTGGGGATGATCATCCCGGACATCACCAACCCGTTCTTCCCGGAGATCATTCGCGGGGCCGAGGAAGCGGCCCGCGAACGCTCCTACCTGCTGATTACCGTCAATACCGATGAGCGTGTCGAGCGGGAGCAAAACGCCCTGTCCGCCCTCCGTTCCCGGCGCGTCGACGGCTTCCTCATCGCCATCGCGCCCGGAGACGGCACCATTGAACACATCCGCAATGCCGCCGACTCCGGCACCCCCATCGTCTTCCTCGACCGCGTTCCGCCGGGCATCGGCGTCGACTCGGTCGTCGTCGACAACGTCCGTGGAGCGCGCGAGTGTGTCCGCCATCTCGTCCGCATGGGGCACCAGGAGATCGCCATCATCACCGGATCGCTCTCGCTCGAGATCGGGCGGCAGCGCCTGGAAGGCTACCAGGAAGCGCTCCGCGAGGCAGGAATCGAATACAACCCCGCGCTCGTCTTCGAGGGGGACTTTCGCGAGACCTCCGGCTACCGGTTGGGCAAGCAGATCGCCTTCCGCCAGCACCTCCCCTCCGCCATCTTCGTCTGCAACGCCATGATGACGGTCGGAGTCCTGCAGGCCCTGGACGAGGCCGGAGTCCACTGCCCGCGCGACATCGCCCTGGCGACGTTCGACGAGCTCCCGTTCGGGCGCGCCTTCCATCCGCTGCTCACCTGTGTAGCGCAGCCTACATTCGATCTCGGCTTCAAGGGAGCCTCGATGCTGATCGACCGCATTGAAGGCAAACTCACCGGCGGTCCCGTGACCATCCAGCTACCTGCCGAGTTGAGCATCCGCGAGTCCACCTCCGCGTCCACCCAGAACCGCACCCGGTTCACGGCGTAA
- a CDS encoding TetR/AcrR family transcriptional regulator, whose product MARTRSVSAHRKVLDAALTLFAERGIEGASMDAVAEQSGVSKATIYKHWADKDALILEVMADINGLNARPSFDTGDTRADVCAVLAYRNPECGEAHQKFMPHCIAYSARNPEFGLAWRHMVMEPPRRELRHLLRLGMERGELVPDLDIESSLSLLLGPVLYWYIFFKGTKDKPTALAERVVDAFWRAFGVRRVAAKPARKKLREP is encoded by the coding sequence ATGGCTCGTACGCGAAGCGTCAGTGCGCATCGGAAGGTCCTGGATGCCGCGCTGACGCTATTCGCCGAGCGCGGCATCGAAGGCGCCAGCATGGATGCGGTGGCCGAACAATCCGGTGTCAGCAAGGCGACAATCTACAAACACTGGGCCGACAAAGACGCGCTGATCCTCGAAGTGATGGCGGACATCAATGGGCTGAATGCGCGGCCCTCGTTCGATACGGGTGATACGAGGGCGGACGTTTGTGCCGTTCTGGCGTATCGGAATCCGGAATGTGGAGAAGCGCACCAGAAGTTCATGCCGCACTGCATTGCTTATTCAGCGCGGAATCCGGAGTTCGGCCTCGCGTGGCGTCATATGGTGATGGAGCCGCCGCGGCGGGAACTGCGCCACCTGCTGCGACTGGGGATGGAGCGTGGCGAACTGGTGCCGGACCTCGACATCGAGAGCTCGCTGTCTCTGCTGCTGGGGCCTGTTCTCTACTGGTACATCTTCTTCAAGGGCACGAAAGATAAACCGACCGCGCTGGCGGAGCGTGTCGTGGATGCATTCTGGCGGGCCTTCGGAGTGCGTCGGGTTGCCGCAAAGCCAGCTCGCAAAAAACTGAGAGAGCCATGA
- a CDS encoding ABC transporter permease: MSTIYILWLRELRRYVRSRAQIVASLGQPMLYLIALGFGMGPIFEKAGQGSYVQFVAPGVIAMSVLFSSVFSGIGLLWDRQFGFLKETLVAPVPRIQIMLGKTLGAATVAVIQGLLVVVVCFLAGFRVAHVAMLPFALLFMVLIACVFSALGTAIGSVLENMQGFQLIMNFLVMPIFFLSGALYPLSNLPPVMTAVIRLDPLTYGVDGLRNSLIGVSHFSLGVDALVLVSVATALMFLGSRLFSKIQV; this comes from the coding sequence ATGAGCACGATTTACATCCTGTGGTTGAGAGAACTGCGGCGCTACGTGCGTTCGCGAGCGCAGATTGTGGCCTCGCTGGGGCAGCCGATGCTGTACCTGATTGCCCTGGGCTTCGGCATGGGGCCCATTTTCGAGAAGGCCGGCCAAGGGAGCTACGTTCAGTTTGTGGCGCCCGGCGTGATTGCCATGTCGGTGTTGTTTAGTTCCGTGTTCTCCGGCATCGGACTGCTGTGGGACCGGCAGTTCGGCTTCCTGAAGGAGACTCTGGTGGCTCCGGTGCCGCGGATCCAGATCATGTTGGGCAAGACTTTGGGGGCTGCGACCGTGGCGGTGATCCAGGGGCTGCTCGTCGTCGTGGTCTGCTTTCTGGCGGGCTTCCGGGTGGCGCATGTGGCGATGCTGCCCTTCGCGCTGCTGTTCATGGTGCTGATTGCCTGCGTGTTCAGCGCGCTGGGGACGGCGATCGGATCGGTGCTGGAAAACATGCAGGGTTTCCAATTGATCATGAACTTCCTGGTGATGCCGATCTTCTTCCTCTCCGGCGCGCTGTATCCTCTGAGCAACCTGCCGCCGGTGATGACGGCGGTGATCCGGCTGGATCCGCTCACTTACGGAGTGGACGGACTGCGGAATTCGTTGATCGGGGTTTCGCACTTCAGCCTGGGTGTTGACGCGTTGGTGCTGGTCTCGGTTGCGACGGCGCTGATGTTCCTTGGCAGCCGATTGTTCTCGAAGATTCAGGTGTGA
- a CDS encoding ATP-binding cassette domain-containing protein, which produces MIRVDNLCKKYGDFTAVDNISFQVGQGEIFAFLGPNGAGKTTTIKMLTTLLSPTGGKVEIDGLNPSNHANEVRKRFGIVFQDPSLDGDMTAYENMELHGVMYHVPRKTRVARTEELLRTFELWERRNDQAKMFSGGMKRRLEIARAFLHTPKILFLDEPTLGLDPQTRNQLWNQVKTLNKSEGVTVFLTTHYMDEADRVAQRIAIIDHGKIVAEGTPESLKQQTNTTSLEDAYLAYTGSSIRDETANVSSDQLKQVAQMWSKRR; this is translated from the coding sequence ATGATCCGAGTGGATAATCTCTGCAAGAAGTACGGCGACTTCACGGCGGTCGACAATATCTCGTTCCAGGTCGGGCAAGGCGAAATTTTCGCCTTTCTAGGACCCAACGGAGCGGGCAAGACCACCACGATCAAGATGCTCACTACGCTGTTGTCGCCCACTGGCGGCAAGGTGGAGATCGATGGGCTGAATCCATCCAATCACGCGAATGAAGTTCGAAAGCGCTTTGGGATTGTCTTCCAGGACCCGAGTCTGGATGGTGACATGACGGCGTACGAGAACATGGAATTGCACGGCGTGATGTATCACGTGCCGCGCAAGACACGCGTTGCCCGGACCGAGGAACTGCTGCGCACGTTCGAGTTGTGGGAGCGGCGGAACGATCAGGCGAAGATGTTCTCGGGCGGCATGAAGCGGCGGTTGGAGATTGCGCGCGCGTTTCTGCACACTCCGAAGATCCTGTTTCTGGACGAGCCGACACTGGGCCTGGATCCGCAGACCCGCAACCAGCTCTGGAACCAGGTGAAGACGCTGAACAAGTCGGAAGGAGTGACGGTGTTTCTCACCACGCACTACATGGACGAAGCGGACCGCGTGGCGCAGAGGATCGCGATCATCGACCACGGGAAGATCGTGGCCGAGGGGACTCCAGAGAGTCTGAAGCAGCAGACCAACACCACTTCGCTGGAAGACGCGTATCTGGCGTACACAGGCTCGTCCATCCGCGATGAGACGGCCAATGTCTCTTCGGACCAGTTGAAGCAAGTGGCACAGATGTGGAGCAAACGGCGATGA
- a CDS encoding PadR family transcriptional regulator, protein MAAPPKPVDILQGTLNMMILQILLPGKANGYEIAKLIEQRSDELLQVDHGSLYPALRRLESKQLIKAEYEVSPTNRRARYYSLTPAGRKQVALEHSRWQTLVHAITRVMRPA, encoded by the coding sequence ATGGCCGCACCGCCCAAGCCCGTCGACATCCTCCAGGGCACCCTCAACATGATGATTCTCCAGATCCTGCTGCCCGGCAAAGCGAACGGCTACGAGATCGCGAAACTCATCGAGCAGCGTTCCGACGAGTTGCTGCAGGTGGACCACGGCTCCCTCTACCCCGCCCTGCGCCGCCTCGAATCGAAACAGCTCATCAAGGCCGAGTACGAGGTTTCACCCACCAATCGCCGCGCCCGCTACTACAGCCTCACGCCCGCCGGCCGCAAACAGGTGGCCCTGGAGCACTCTCGCTGGCAGACCCTGGTCCACGCCATCACACGCGTCATGAGGCCGGCGTAG